AGAGAGTCGAAGACCCAATTAAAGTCCAAACACCAATCTCGAACCCATAGAGAAAATATCCAATCCCCAAACCtaaaaatcttttcttttcttctcttttgttctttatcttcttttcaccttttttttttttggttttctctcTCCATTGTTCTTCACCATGACTAATGAAACCAAAGATTTCTACAACTACCAATACCCTTCATCCTTCTCTTTGTATGAAATGATGAATCTCCCTACTTCAACTCCGTCTTCTTATGGAAACAATGGTTTCGATCCATCTTCCTACTCCTTCACTGATTGCATCCAAAGCTCTCCAGTTGCATACGACTCTCTACTTCAGAAATCTTTTGGtctttctccatcttcttcagagGTTTTCAACTCTTCGATCGATCAAGAATCAAAACGGGATGTTGTAACTAATGAAGTTACCGGCGAGACTCCAACTAGGGTTTCTGCACCTTCTTCTTCTAGCGAGGCTGATCATCCTGGTGAAGATTCCGGTAAAAGTCAGAGGAAAAGAGAGTTAGCTGAAGATGGAGGTGAAGAAAATCAAAGTTCCAAAAAAGTGTAAGTCatttatataagaattatattatgaaatatcAAATGATCCCTCATTTAGCAATCTAGTCTAGTATGTTGTAGTAATTTTATAATGTATTCGTTTCAGAGGGAAAGCGAAAAAGAacgaagagaagaaacaaagagagcCACGAGTCTCGTTTATGACTAAAAGCGAGGTTGATCATCTTGAAGATGGTTATAGATGGAGAAAATACGGCCAAAAGGCCGTCAAAAATAGCCCTTACCCAAggtaatttaattttcattttaattttatacttttaagATACGgccaaaaaaaactataataattGCAAATGTAAACGAAAACAGGAGTTACTATAGATGCACGACGCAAAGGTGTAACGTGAAGAAACGAGTGGAGAGATCGTTCCAAGATCCAACGGTTGTTATTACAACGTACGAGGGTCAACACAACCATCCGATTCCGACTAACCTCCGGGGAAGTTCCGCCGCGGCTGCAATGTACTCTGACTTCATCATGACTCCGAGAAGCTTTACACATGATATGTTTGGAACGGCTGCATATACTAGCAACGGTTCTGTGGAGGGGGCTTTGGATTATGGATACGGACAGCGCGGTTATGGTAGTGTGAATGCAAACCCTAATGCTTCTCATCAAGAGTATCACCAAGGAGGTGAGTATGAGCTCTTGAAGGAAATACTTCCTTCCATTTTCTTCAAGCAAGAGCATTGATCGATAATAGCTATaaactacatatatatacacttatatactacttatatatataaattgagaGAGATAAATTCCAAATATATGTAACTTAAGATCTATTTTGTCTCTCTTGATTGCATGTACATATTTttctcgagagagagagagagacacaaaTTGGCTTGTAATATAGTTGATGATGTTTAATGGGTTAACATTAGATATAGATTT
Above is a window of Raphanus sativus cultivar WK10039 unplaced genomic scaffold, ASM80110v3 Scaffold2527, whole genome shotgun sequence DNA encoding:
- the LOC130505721 gene encoding WRKY transcription factor 28-like yields the protein MTNETKDFYNYQYPSSFSLYEMMNLPTSTPSSYGNNGFDPSSYSFTDCIQSSPVAYDSLLQKSFGLSPSSSEVFNSSIDQESKRDVVTNEVTGETPTRVSAPSSSSEADHPGEDSGKSQRKRELAEDGGEENQSSKKVGKAKKNEEKKQREPRVSFMTKSEVDHLEDGYRWRKYGQKAVKNSPYPRSYYRCTTQRCNVKKRVERSFQDPTVVITTYEGQHNHPIPTNLRGSSAAAAMYSDFIMTPRSFTHDMFGTAAYTSNGSVEGALDYGYGQRGYGSVNANPNASHQEYHQGGEYELLKEILPSIFFKQEH